Genomic segment of Nostoc sp. TCL240-02:
TGAATTCAGTCGGTGATGAAGCATGACAAGCAAATAGCAAACAGGTGGTAATGAGAAAAAGACTAATGTATCTAAGTAATTTACACATAATAAAACATTTAATAATTTTTATTATTTTTTAAATACTTTTTAAAATAAATACCCATTTATTAAAATTCAAATAGGATGCTAAAATTCAGCATCTAAGTTCAATTCCTGCTGCAAGATTAGAACATAAATTGGCGAACTACCAGATTAAAAATTATTTAAAATCAAACAGGTTTCAATCTTTACTTTGGTTTTGGAAATTGATTAACAGCAGGACGATTCAAAATATGTTGAGAATACTTCATAGTAGACCCGATCATCTACAAATAAATAGGCTCAAACTACATTAGACTCTCGTCTCAACCATCTCAATCCCCTAGTATCTAGAGTAATTATTACACTGTCGTATTCAGTTTCACTGCCATTGTCCAATACTGAAATGTTTCAGATCCAATCTGATTACTATCCTCATGGTAGATTTGCTGCAAGCATTTATAAAATGCTTGAGCTTCACTCTCTAATCCCAGGGTCATCAAGCACTTTAAAATCCGAGTAATCCGAAGATAATTATGGTTAAATATACAGACCCATTCGCTTTTACGGTTCTGATACTCTTCTGACTGGTTGATAATTACTTTTCCGTCATTACTCTCGTGGCGTTGCAACCCATAAAACTGAAGCATAACTGTGAAGGAACGCAGCAAATTTTGACGTAGATATGGGTTGCTTCGAAATACTTCAATTATTTCTTGGTCAAGAATGGGAGCATCAGGATTAAATGCACTTCGCTCATGCAAAGGAAACAACCACTGAATATAATTATGGACGCACTCCAATTCTTCAAAATTCCAAGTCCATATTTCTGCAATCATCCGACCTTCTGAGTCTCGTTGCTCCCCTAAGTAGAATGGGACAATCATTACCAACTATCCTCACAACTCAGCATTTTAATTTTGAGTGCGATCGCCTTACCAAGCTGGTAATATTTTCCCAACAATCAAAGTAGGTTGAGTAGCCGCGTTAGCACGTAGTAGCTATTCTATTTTATTTAAAAATAAAAATTATACTTTTGACTTAACTGCTGGCTGTGATGCCTGTAAAGGCTGAGGCAAACTCCAGTCGGGACGCAAGCTGGCGGCGTTGCGTAAATAGATATGATGAATTGAGGCGGAGGTTGGGAGATAAGCGTGGATTAAGAACCGAATGCAGCGCTGTAAACTGCCTTCAACGTGCATTTGCTGCACATCCAACATAGCCACATTATCCCAACCGGGACGCGCTCTAGCGATCGCAGCTGGAAAAATCACATCCAAATCGCGTGTCACGGAGAAAGTCACACTAATCATGTCTGTCGGCTGAAATTGATTTCGGTCTTCTAGTTCATCTAGTAGTTCTGTCACTACTTCTCGGATTGCCTCAACAGTATTTTCTGAAGCAGTTGTTGCTCCACGAATAGCCCGCATTTGCCACTCCACGCCAAAATCCTCCTAAATTAGTCATTAGTCATTGGTCATTGGTCATTGGTCATTGGTCATTTGACTTGACTCCGAACAAAGGACAAAGGACAAATGACCAATAACAAACAAACATTTATGGTCGATATAACCACAAAGGTAAACCACTAGTAGACACTTCAAATTCGAGCCAATCAATTCCAGATCGAATTCCTGATGAAACTTGACGACTCCCTGGTAGAAGGCGGCTCAATAATGGTTTACGTTCTTCTAGGGTATAGCAGAGAGTTTTTTCCGGATCGAGTCCTACCAATTCTGCTGTCCAGCGACGAGCATCTTCTTCTGTACCAAGGCGGTCTACAACACCTAACTCTAGGGCTTGCTGTCCAGTAAAAATCCGACCATCGGCGAAACTTTTTACAGCTTCTACTGTCAGAGAACGGCCATCAGCTACCGTTTGAACAAATTGCTGATAACTTGTGTCAATCAACTCTTGCAGGATGCTTTCTTCTGGTTGAGTCAGCTGCCGATCAAAAGCCAAAATGTCTTTATAAGGGCCAGACTTAATTACCTGGAAGGAAACACCAATTTTTTCTAGCAAGCGTTCCAAGTTATTTCCACGCAAAATCACACCAATACTACCCGTAATTGTACCTGGGTTGGATACGATGTGTTCCGCTCCCATGCCGATGTAGACACCTCCAGAAGCCGAAATATTGCCAAAGCTAGCAACGATTTTAATTTTTTCGCGCAAACGCTTCAGGGCGCTGTAGATTTCTTGAGAATCTCCGACTGTACCGCCAGGACTATCGATACGCAGCAATAATGCCGGAAACTTTTTTTCTTCTACAGTTTTCAGTGCTTCTAGGACGCGTTTGCGAGTCGCACCGGCGATCGCACCAGTAATTTCAATCCGCGCAATTTGTTTTCTAAACCTGGGCTTAAACGGCCAAACCATGAGCTATAAACATTCCTCGTAATAAACTCAATATAAGATCCCCAGAGGTCAGACGACCTTCTTTGCTCTGTTAAGAAACATGAGCAGACATTGTGTTTATCAGTATTTTAAGGAAGTTTTTATATTTCGCAGTCAGTTTTATTTGATATTTTCGATGAATGCTAATAAATTCCTTAAAAATTGTAGCCAACACAATATGCCAAACTCTAGTTTAGCGTCCAATGTGGTGGTTTAGCACAGACTATTTTAGCTATTTTGCATAATTCAAAGTTTCAAAGCCCTTATTTTACTAGCTTTTTGACTGTTTTCGAATTGATTTACTATAGTCGGGCATACAGAACATTTATCAGTAATTAATAACTAATAACTAATTAACAATAAGTATTTAATTAATAATTTTTGTACTCAATTTAATTAATAAAATTTCATTCAGCAACACTAATCCCTGTTTAGGTTTAGATCAGTAATATTTTCATTTTGGGAAATCTCAATTTTTCCTCTCTTGTACAGCCCATGAACATCTGACGAAGACTATTCACATCATTCAGGAGTCTATTCGTAAAATTTGATACCTATAGTAAACATAAGTATCAAACAGTGATCCGACGAAACTACAGGTCAAGCTAATTACAAATAATCCACGCAGGGGAGTCCCACTGCCAAAGGTGGCGAGAAAACGTATAATCTCAGTGGCGATCGCCTCAGTTAACTCTTGTAAACCCGGAAAGGAACCGATAAGGAATAAAAATAGTAATCCACCGCCAACCAGGAAGATGGGAGCAACAAAACTAAAAACGATCGTAAGTAGTAGGGAGCGGAGAAAGTTAATGAAAATAGCCATTTAGGACAAACTCCGTGAGTAGAGATAACAATAGCTAGATAGCGGTTTGTCATTTTCTACAATACGTGCGATCGCTCCTAAGCAGACAATCTGTCAAAAATCTTAAGTTTTCATTAAAAGAAGCGGCTACCAGTTACAGCCTGTGCTGGGTATCTACAAAATGACTCCAATCCACAAAACCCTTGCAAAATAAAGCTTAAAACTAAGATTAACATCTATCTATTGGTTTGTAGCACGTTTAATAACAGCTTTATTTTCTGAGAGCATCTTTAATCTAAGTTAATATTTAGCCCCGTTGGGAGCGGGGAGTTAGAGGGATGAGGGAGCAGGGGAAAAAGAACTATTCCCCATTCCCCATTCCCCATTCCCTATCCCAACGACTTCCGCTATTCTTAAGGCAGTTACCGAGTTAGCTACAGAACATTGAACCAGACTACATCCAAATCCAGTTTAGGAGAATGGAGCCAGCGATTGCTGGCAGCGATTTTTCTGGGTGGGCAAGTACTAGTTCACCTATTGAGGGGCAAAATCCATCGGCGCAACACCTTAGAACAAATGGCAGCAGTTGGGCCTGATTCTCTATTTATTGCCTTACTGACGGCTATTTTCGTCGGCGCGGTGTTTACCATTCAAGTGGCGCGGGAATTTATCAACTTTGGTGCAGGAAACATTATCGGCGGAGTGCTTTCTATAGCGTTGACACGAGAACTTTCTCCCGTATTGACGGCAGTGGTTTTGGCAGGGCGAGTCGGTTCTGCCTTTGCAGCCGAAATTGGTACCATGCGAGTCACAGAACAAATCGATGCCATGTTGATGTTAAAAACAGATCCAATCGATTATCTGGTTATTCCCCGCGTTATTGCTTGCTGTTTAATGCTACCAATTTTAACCCTTCTATCTTTGATAACAGGGATGTTCGGAGGATTCATAATTGCGACAAATGTCTACAACCTGTCTGATACTGTATTTCTAGACTCAGCCCGTAACTTTCTTGGGGTCTGGGATATTATTAGCGCCATGCTTAAGGCGTGTTGCTTTGGGATTTTAATCGCCGTAATTGGTTGCAGTTGGGGATTGACGACAACAGGAGGAGCTAAAGGAGTAGGACAGTCAACCACAACTGCTGTTGTGACTGCCTTGCTAATTATATTTGTTAGCAACTTCTTTCTTTCTTGGTTAATGTTTCAAGGACTTGGCAGTGCATTTTTGAAAGGCTTATAAAAGTGAGAAGTGAGTATTTAGGAGTTAAGAGTTATAAGTTAAAACTCCTCCCTCCTGTAGAGATGCAATCAATCGCCTCTCTCTTGTACGATTATCGCGTCTCTACTTCTGACTCCTAAAATAAAAGATATGCCTACTAAATAAAGCAGGATTTAAAACTGTGACCAGTTCATTTGCTCCTAACTCCACATCAACCGTGGAACTCAAGCCTAGTTACAATATACCTATAGTGTTGGTGATTACCGCTATTCCACTACTATTGGTACAACCCTGGATAAGCTCTGTTTTCACACTGTTTGGCTTATTTCTAATGTTTCAGGCGTTAACGCTGCGTTTGCAATTTACCGTCACCGACTTAGATATTTACAGAAGTGAAAAATTGATTCGACGCTTTCCCTACCAGGAATGGCAAAACTGGCGGATCTTCTGGAATGCAGTCCCCATTTTGTTTTACTTTAAAGAAATTAAAAGTATCCACTTTTTGCCGATTTTATTTGACCCCAACACCTTGAAAACTTGCTTAGAACAACGTTGTCCGCGTATTTAGTGCTGAGTGTCACAAGTGCTGAGTCGTTTTGCTCTCAACTAATAACTCAGCCCTTGTGACTCAGGACTTTTATGGCAGGTTAATTGTAATATTTCTGAAAGCTATTTATTCGCATCATAGGAATTACACTATTGTTTATGAACCCAGAGGCATCTCAAACCCCAGAACCAATTGATGAGCGGTTGGCAGAAAAAGAAGAGCAAAACAATGCAGTTGAACATCCAGTCAATCCATCTGTTGAGTCAGTGGGAGAAACAGGAGGCGTTAGCTCATCAGAAAACTACGCAACTTTTGAGCCACTCATCTCCAATGCAGAAGTGGTAGATACTACAGTAGAGCTAACAGAAAATTCAAATGGCGAGTTTGTAGCGCAGTCGGAACCGGAAAATACCGCACTGGGGTCAGAAATAGAATCAGAAAATCATTCATTATATGCAGAAGCAGAGCAGCGAGTAGCAGAGTTGCAAAAGGCTGAAGCAGCCCTCAAGTCAGAAATAGTTAAGCTGCAAGCTTCTTATAAAAACCTTCAGGCACAAGTCAGTGAAACTCAAACCTCACTGGGACGACTTGTGCAAGAGTCGTTGGTACAGTTAGAACAACGCAAACAAACCCTGCAAATTTCTGTAGAACAACTAGAACGCCGTCAAGAACGTATCCGCAACGAGATGCGAACCACTTTTGCTGGTACATCCCAAGATTTGGCAATTCGGGTGCAGGGTTTTAAAGACTATCTCACGGGTAGCTTACAGGATTTAGCCGTTGCGGCTGAACAGTTGCAACTAACACCAAGTGTGGTGGAACGAGAAAAGCCAGCTGTAAAAGAGGCTAAACCTGTTGAATCCCAACCTGGAATACCGCAATTTGCCCAACAGCAGTTTCAAGATACTACAAAGCAAATTCGCCGCCTAATTGACCAATACCGCAATAAACCAGATTATTACGGCCCAGCGTGGCAACTACGCCGTACCTTTGAACCAATCCATGCAGAGCGAGTCTCGAATTGGTTTTTTACCCAAGGGGGACGGGGTGGTTTGCGGACAATGGGTAGCCGCTTACAGAATATTCTGATTGCCTCAGCTGCAATTTCGATATTACACAAGCTGTATGGCGATCGCATTCGTACTTTAGTCTTAGCTAATACACCAGAGCGATTAGGTGAATGGCGGCGCGGCTTACAAGACTGTCTGGGCATCGGTCGCCCAGATTTTGGCCCAGATCGGGGTGTGGTATTATTTGAGGCATCTGATGCTCTCGCTCAAAAAGCAGACCGATTAACGAAAGCCAATCAATTGCCCTTAATTATCATTGACGATTCAGAAGAGCAAATCAGTTTATCACTGCTGCAATTTCCTCTGTGGTTAGCCTTTGCTCCTGACCCCAAAACCGTGAGAAACTATGATGATGACTTTTAATTGGTAATTGAGAATTGGGAATTGGTCAAGAGTAATACTTCTTGACTTTTTTAAATTTTGAATTTTGAATTTTATTATGGCTATCTGGTTAACTCTGTGCGGCGTAATTGTGCTGATAGCTTACCTGCTGGGTTCCTTTCCCACTGGGTACATTGCTGTGAAGCAGTTAAAGGGTATTGATATTCGGGAAGTTGGTTCAGGTTCCACTGGCGCAACTAATGTACTAAGAACTTTAGGGAAAGGGCCAGGAGCATTCGTTTTAGTACTTGATTCCTTAAAGGGAGCATTAGCGATCGCTTTAGTCTACTGGTTGTTCAAGTTTGCCTCTAGTCAAAATTTTATTCCCCCAACGATAGATGCACAAGTATGGCAACCGTGGATAGTAATCTTAGCTGGGTTAGCTGCAATTCTGGGACATAGTAAATCGATTTTTTTAGGCTTTACTGGTGGTAAATCTGTTGCTATCAGCTTAGGGATTTTATTGGCCATGAGTTGGCAGGTAGGTTTAGCAACAGCCGGTGTGTTTGCCATCGTTGTGGCAATATCGCGGATTGTTTCTTTGAGTTCAATTGTAGGTGCGATCGCTGTTTCCATTCTCATGGTAATTTTGCATCAACCGTTACCCTATATTCTGTTTGGGATTGCCGGT
This window contains:
- a CDS encoding opioid growth factor receptor-related protein, with translation MIVPFYLGEQRDSEGRMIAEIWTWNFEELECVHNYIQWLFPLHERSAFNPDAPILDQEIIEVFRSNPYLRQNLLRSFTVMLQFYGLQRHESNDGKVIINQSEEYQNRKSEWVCIFNHNYLRITRILKCLMTLGLESEAQAFYKCLQQIYHEDSNQIGSETFQYWTMAVKLNTTV
- the sppA gene encoding signal peptide peptidase SppA, which codes for MVWPFKPRFRKQIARIEITGAIAGATRKRVLEALKTVEEKKFPALLLRIDSPGGTVGDSQEIYSALKRLREKIKIVASFGNISASGGVYIGMGAEHIVSNPGTITGSIGVILRGNNLERLLEKIGVSFQVIKSGPYKDILAFDRQLTQPEESILQELIDTSYQQFVQTVADGRSLTVEAVKSFADGRIFTGQQALELGVVDRLGTEEDARRWTAELVGLDPEKTLCYTLEERKPLLSRLLPGSRQVSSGIRSGIDWLEFEVSTSGLPLWLYRP
- a CDS encoding DUF3119 family protein translates to MTSSFAPNSTSTVELKPSYNIPIVLVITAIPLLLVQPWISSVFTLFGLFLMFQALTLRLQFTVTDLDIYRSEKLIRRFPYQEWQNWRIFWNAVPILFYFKEIKSIHFLPILFDPNTLKTCLEQRCPRI
- a CDS encoding MlaE family lipid ABC transporter permease subunit yields the protein MNQTTSKSSLGEWSQRLLAAIFLGGQVLVHLLRGKIHRRNTLEQMAAVGPDSLFIALLTAIFVGAVFTIQVAREFINFGAGNIIGGVLSIALTRELSPVLTAVVLAGRVGSAFAAEIGTMRVTEQIDAMLMLKTDPIDYLVIPRVIACCLMLPILTLLSLITGMFGGFIIATNVYNLSDTVFLDSARNFLGVWDIISAMLKACCFGILIAVIGCSWGLTTTGGAKGVGQSTTTAVVTALLIIFVSNFFLSWLMFQGLGSAFLKGL
- the aroH gene encoding chorismate mutase yields the protein MEWQMRAIRGATTASENTVEAIREVVTELLDELEDRNQFQPTDMISVTFSVTRDLDVIFPAAIARARPGWDNVAMLDVQQMHVEGSLQRCIRFLIHAYLPTSASIHHIYLRNAASLRPDWSLPQPLQASQPAVKSKV
- a CDS encoding DUF3086 domain-containing protein; this encodes MNPEASQTPEPIDERLAEKEEQNNAVEHPVNPSVESVGETGGVSSSENYATFEPLISNAEVVDTTVELTENSNGEFVAQSEPENTALGSEIESENHSLYAEAEQRVAELQKAEAALKSEIVKLQASYKNLQAQVSETQTSLGRLVQESLVQLEQRKQTLQISVEQLERRQERIRNEMRTTFAGTSQDLAIRVQGFKDYLTGSLQDLAVAAEQLQLTPSVVEREKPAVKEAKPVESQPGIPQFAQQQFQDTTKQIRRLIDQYRNKPDYYGPAWQLRRTFEPIHAERVSNWFFTQGGRGGLRTMGSRLQNILIASAAISILHKLYGDRIRTLVLANTPERLGEWRRGLQDCLGIGRPDFGPDRGVVLFEASDALAQKADRLTKANQLPLIIIDDSEEQISLSLLQFPLWLAFAPDPKTVRNYDDDF
- the plsY gene encoding glycerol-3-phosphate 1-O-acyltransferase PlsY, coding for MAIWLTLCGVIVLIAYLLGSFPTGYIAVKQLKGIDIREVGSGSTGATNVLRTLGKGPGAFVLVLDSLKGALAIALVYWLFKFASSQNFIPPTIDAQVWQPWIVILAGLAAILGHSKSIFLGFTGGKSVAISLGILLAMSWQVGLATAGVFAIVVAISRIVSLSSIVGAIAVSILMVILHQPLPYILFGIAGGLYVILRHRTNIERLFAGTEPKIGQKVATPEQTT